The following proteins come from a genomic window of Dermacentor albipictus isolate Rhodes 1998 colony chromosome 8, USDA_Dalb.pri_finalv2, whole genome shotgun sequence:
- the LOC139048914 gene encoding zinc finger protein OZF-like isoform X2, with protein sequence MSLAESIAAKMVYHSPSEAIVQLEAGTQCTFPLADKSVGCCFRAGSESRSVQTTETVDQSSYTSESGPSISPSTANSENSQQGRLQQDHFCDNEAGKLFRLEAHGRVSTGEHLFKCDLCCKSFSRRDNMKSHMRTHMGEKPFQCTLCPKSFSYKSSMEYHLCTHTGEKPFQCPSCPQSFSHKGSMKAHLRIHTGEQPFQCTSCPRSFANRCHMKVHLRTHTGEKPFQCPSCPRSFAQKANLNVHLRTHTGEKPFQCPSCLHSFSRKTKLKSHMRIHTGEKPFQCTSCPRSFADRSDMKVHLRTHKGEKPFQCTLCPKSFPVKSRMEYHLRTHTGEKPFQCPSCPQSFSYKCTMKVHLRIHTGEKPFQCPSCPRSFTVTSHLKRHLRTHTG encoded by the exons ATGAGCCTAGCTGAAAGTATCGCTGCCAAAATGGTGTACCACTCCCCTTCAGAGGCCATCGTTCAGCTTGAAGCTGGCACGCAGTGCACCTTCCCTCTGGCTGACAAGTCTGTTGGGTGCTGCTTCAGAGCAGGCAGCGAGTCAAGGAGTGTGCAGACTACAGAGACTGTAGATCAGTCAAGCTACACCTCAG AATCCGGGCCTTCTATTTCTCCATCAACAGCCAACAGTGAAAATTCACAGCAGGGACGCCTCCAACAAGACCATTTTTGTGACAATGAGGCTGGTAAACTGTTTCGTCTGGAAGCACATGGGAGGGTCTCTACTGGCGAGCATCTGTTTAAGTGTGATTTGTGCTGTAAGAGCTTCTCAAGAAGAGACAACATGAAAAGCCACATGCGCACCCACAtgggcgagaagccatttcaatgcacTTTATGCCCTAAAAGTTTCTCGTATAAGTCCAGCATGGAATACCACCTatgcacccacacaggtgagaagccatttcaatgtcCTTCATGCCCTCAAAGTTTCTCACATAAGGGCAGCATGAAAGCACACCTGCGCATTCACACTGGTGAGCAGCCATTTCAGTGCACTTCATGCCCTCGGAGCTTCGCAAATAGGTGTCACATGAAAGTCCACCTACGCACCCACACCGgggagaagccatttcaatgcccttcatgccctcggagCTTCGCACAAAAGGCCAACCTGAACGTCCACCTGCGCacgcacacaggcgagaagccatttcagtgcccttcatgccttcaCAGCTTCTCGCGAAAGACCAAACTGAAAAGCCACATGCGCATCCACActggtgagaagccatttcagtgcactTCATGCCCTCGGAGCTTCGCAGATAGGAGTGACATGAAAGTCCACCTACGTACCCACAAGGGCGAAAAGCCATTTCAATGCACTTTATGCCCTAAAAGTTTCCCGGTTAAGTCCAGGATGGAATACCACctacgcacccacacaggtgagaagccatttcaatgtcCTTCATGCCCTCAAAGTTTCTCATATAAGTGCACCATGAAAGTACACCTGCGCattcacacaggcgagaagccatttcaatgcccttcatgccctcggagCTTCACAGTAACGAGCCACTTGAAAAGGCacttgcgcacccacacaggttaG